From a region of the Gossypium raimondii isolate GPD5lz chromosome 10, ASM2569854v1, whole genome shotgun sequence genome:
- the LOC105777630 gene encoding peroxiredoxin-2F, mitochondrial, with protein sequence MASTILRRATSSVIKSSLLTEASRRSYASVAVGTDILSAASQVSLQKARSWDEGVTSNFSTTSVNDIFKGKKVVIFGLPGAYTGVCSQQHVPSYKKNIDKFKAKGIDSVICVAVNDPYVMNAWADKLQANDVIEFYGDFDGSFHQSLELGKDLSAALLGPRSERWSAYVVDGKVKALNVEGAPSDFKVSGAEVILEQI encoded by the exons ATGGCGTCAACAATTCTTAGGCGAGCAACCTCATCCGTTATCAAGTCAAGTCTTCTAACGGAAGCGTCAAGGAGAAGCTATGCCTCTGTTGCTGTGGGGACTGACATCCTGTCTGCCGCATCCCAAGTTAGTCTCCAGAAAGCTCGAAGCTGGGATGAAGGCGTTACCTCCAATTTCTCCACTACTTCTGTCAATGATATCTTCAAG GGCAAGAAAGTTGTCATCTTTGGACTACCT GGAGCATATACAGGTGTTTGTTCACAACAGCATGTGCCTAGTTACAAGAAGAACATTGATAAGTTCAAGGCTAAAGGAATTGATTCAGTAATTTGTGTTGCTGTTAATGATCCTTATGTTATGAATGCCTGGGCAGACAAACTGCAAGCCAACGATGTG ATTGAATTTTATGGGGACTTTGATGGGAGCTTCCACCAGAGCCTTGAATTGGGAAAAGATCTCTCTGCTGCTTTGCTTGGGCCTCGCTCTGAAAG ATGGTCAGCCTACGTGGTCGATGGAAAGGTGAAAGCTCTGAATGTGGAGGGTGCGCCATCTGACTTCAAGGTTTCTGGTGCCGAGGTTATTTTGGAGCAGATATAA